A part of Phoenix dactylifera cultivar Barhee BC4 chromosome 2, palm_55x_up_171113_PBpolish2nd_filt_p, whole genome shotgun sequence genomic DNA contains:
- the LOC103716544 gene encoding uncharacterized protein LOC103716544, protein MDPSMKQLQQALVEIETEAEHLLLARNQMVENDRLRNGNREALTALRKRARTTKSSVPSPFEAIMKEIEETKSKELVKEICPTCGNHDTKEHTWMMFPGSDIFVRMPFHAVHTVLEKDQERLDYDTKKLQSYVKEKTFIISEKGALADRFSPGILSSLVTLTDKSR, encoded by the exons ATGGATCCTAGTATGAAACAACTGCAGCAGGCTCTAGTCGAGATTGAAACTGAAGCTGAGCATCTTCTTTTGGCGCGTAATCAG ATGGTTGAAAATGACAGATTGAGGAATGGTAACAGAGAAGCCTTAACAGCTCTCCGTAAGAGAGCACGCACAACAAAGAGTAGTGTTCCATCTCCTTTTGAGGCAATAATGAAAGAAATAGAGGAAACTAAATCGAAGGAATTAGTAAAGGAGATATGCCCAACTTGTGGAAATCATGACACGAAGGAACATACATGGATGATGTTTCCAGGGTCTGATATTTTTGTCCGCATGCCTTTTCATGCGGTGCACACCGTTTTGGAGAAAG ATCAAGAACGACTGGACTACGACACCAAGAAACTACAGAGCTATGTTAAGGAGAAAACATTCATAATTTCAGAAAAAGGAGCTCTTGCTGACAGGTTCAGTCCTGGCATCCTTAGTTCTCTTGTCACCCTGACTGATAAATCCAGATAA